One window of the Methanomassiliicoccaceae archaeon DOK genome contains the following:
- a CDS encoding DUF4143 domain-containing protein — translation MVLTKNGYRARLVDRNISLTLETMGAVCIEGPKWCGKTWTGLNHSESVIDLSDSKNDFANKKLAEVDVYEALNGARPRMIDEWQDVPKVWDAVRTTVSSDSLKGAFVLTGSSTPVRKGIMHSGAGRIATVRMRTMSLFESGDSSGAVSVSDLFESKMKTRTIDDVTLRKLIYLTLRGGWPQSIGVDIDKVTILSRNYLQSIRDEDFVKIDGKKRDAERVRRVITSLGRNESTVVSNRTILKDIEEYDDDKMDPDTVADYLGILDRMFLTEYQYAFNPGLRSSYRVGKSPKRHLTDPSLSAASMNASVDGLLNDLNTYGFLFEGMCERDLAVYAATHGGTVKHYRDSAGNEMDAVVELGDGRWGAFEIKLGMNQVDEASEKLLNLSERFRSSSRRPPSFLCVLVGMSSYAYQREDGVYVVPITALGP, via the coding sequence ATGGTTCTGACCAAGAACGGGTACCGTGCGAGACTCGTGGATAGGAACATCTCCCTTACACTTGAAACGATGGGGGCAGTATGCATAGAGGGGCCGAAGTGGTGCGGAAAAACATGGACGGGGCTGAATCACTCCGAGAGTGTTATCGATCTGTCCGATTCCAAGAACGATTTCGCCAACAAAAAACTGGCCGAGGTCGATGTGTATGAAGCGCTCAACGGAGCAAGGCCCCGCATGATCGATGAGTGGCAGGATGTGCCCAAGGTCTGGGACGCAGTTCGTACGACCGTATCCTCTGACAGTCTTAAGGGGGCATTTGTGTTAACAGGATCATCGACTCCTGTACGCAAAGGAATAATGCACAGTGGTGCGGGGCGTATAGCAACGGTGCGCATGCGTACGATGTCTCTATTCGAATCCGGTGACTCGTCCGGGGCCGTGTCTGTATCCGATCTTTTCGAGAGCAAAATGAAGACAAGGACAATAGACGACGTCACATTGCGCAAACTCATTTATTTGACCCTCCGTGGAGGTTGGCCACAATCCATAGGAGTGGATATTGACAAGGTAACAATCCTGAGTAGGAACTACCTTCAGTCGATTCGCGATGAGGATTTCGTCAAGATAGACGGGAAAAAGCGCGATGCAGAGAGGGTGAGAAGAGTCATCACCTCTCTAGGACGTAACGAAAGCACCGTTGTCTCAAACAGGACCATATTGAAAGACATTGAGGAATACGATGACGATAAAATGGATCCGGATACCGTGGCTGACTATCTGGGGATTCTGGATCGCATGTTCCTCACAGAGTACCAGTATGCCTTCAATCCAGGGCTGAGGTCATCATACAGGGTGGGTAAAAGTCCAAAGCGGCATCTTACGGATCCATCTCTGTCTGCCGCATCGATGAACGCCTCTGTGGATGGTCTTCTCAATGATCTGAACACCTACGGTTTTCTTTTCGAAGGGATGTGCGAACGGGATCTGGCGGTATACGCCGCGACCCATGGTGGCACCGTGAAGCACTATAGGGACAGTGCTGGTAACGAGATGGATGCGGTTGTAGAGCTGGGTGATGGTCGTTGGGGAGCATTCGAAATCAAACTCGGGATGAACCAGGTGGATGAGGCATCCGAGAAGTTGCTGAATCTCAGCGAGAGGTTCAGGAGCAGCAGTCGCAGGCCACCATCGTTCCTGTGCGTGTTGGTAGGCATGTCATCGTACGCGTACCAGCGTGAAGATGGTGTATATGTCGTACCCATAACTGCGTTGGGTCCGTGA
- a CDS encoding M24 family metallopeptidase, translated as MDAVVIANDGEPFLDSTFWYLTEQNSGTFEGSFAIVKSDGSMDVLVSILEEEGAREGAGNICVYHDRAEREAFIRDALKGCTKVGFNVNSATYAAVEYVKKVAEGIEVVNAGKAISATVSVKDEKEIAATREACRISSVVAGEIPDMLSEGVSEKEVAARMDARMRELGGTGNAFDTIAAFGAYSSQPHHMPCDYRLRKGDTALFDFGTKYDRYCSDMTRTVFFGKPPEILERAYEVVLEAQRAGIAEYRDGASASVADIAARRIIDESEFKGKFIHTFGHGIGMDVHQDISIYSKSDQILRAGNVVSAEPGIYIPGVGGIRIEDTCLITEDGCEVLTSFDHSFTVV; from the coding sequence ATGGACGCCGTAGTCATAGCCAACGACGGCGAGCCGTTCCTCGATTCCACGTTCTGGTACCTCACGGAGCAGAACTCCGGCACCTTCGAGGGGTCTTTCGCCATCGTGAAGTCCGACGGTTCCATGGACGTCCTGGTGAGCATCCTGGAGGAGGAGGGCGCCCGCGAGGGGGCCGGGAACATTTGCGTCTACCACGACCGTGCCGAGCGCGAGGCGTTCATCAGGGACGCGCTGAAGGGCTGCACGAAGGTCGGGTTCAACGTCAACTCAGCCACCTATGCCGCGGTGGAGTATGTGAAGAAGGTCGCCGAGGGCATAGAGGTGGTCAACGCCGGCAAGGCCATCTCCGCGACGGTCTCCGTCAAGGACGAGAAGGAGATAGCAGCGACCAGGGAGGCCTGCAGGATATCCTCCGTCGTAGCGGGGGAGATCCCGGACATGCTGTCGGAGGGCGTCTCCGAGAAGGAGGTCGCGGCCAGGATGGACGCGCGCATGAGGGAGCTCGGCGGGACGGGCAACGCGTTCGACACCATCGCGGCATTCGGAGCATACTCCTCACAGCCCCATCACATGCCCTGCGACTACAGGCTCAGGAAGGGTGACACGGCGCTGTTCGATTTCGGAACGAAGTACGACCGCTACTGCTCCGACATGACGCGCACCGTCTTCTTCGGGAAGCCCCCCGAGATCCTGGAGAGGGCCTACGAGGTCGTCCTGGAGGCGCAGAGGGCGGGCATCGCGGAGTACCGCGACGGTGCCAGCGCCAGCGTGGCCGACATCGCAGCCAGGAGGATCATCGACGAGTCCGAGTTCAAGGGGAAGTTCATCCATACGTTCGGCCACGGCATAGGCATGGACGTCCATCAGGACATCTCCATCTACTCCAAGTCGGATCAGATCCTCCGCGCGGGCAACGTGGTCTCCGCGGAGCCCGGCATCTACATACCCGGCGTGGGCGGAATCAGGATCGAGGACACCTGTCTCATAACCGAGGACGGGTGCGAGGTCCTGACCTCCTTCGACCACTCCTTCACGGTGGTATGA
- a CDS encoding aspartate dehydrogenase, which translates to MRITIVGCGSIGSKLAKAADEMAEVKRIYLMDEDHPRAEKLAEALNKAIVINDVEEELYHTDLVIEAASQKAATAIVPKVVARGVDIMIMSVGALVDDEFREMVKEKAIQSEAKIFIPSGAVCGTDGLRSSAVGELDEVELITTKGPKSLEGVDWIEDHGIDVDTLTEPTTVFSGTARDAVKLFPKNINVAATVSLLGVGFDKTKVTIVVDPSIHSNSHELRVKGEFGQMTCHTYNVPSPDNPKTSYLAAMSAISALKRIVRNEWIGI; encoded by the coding sequence ATGCGCATAACAATAGTGGGGTGCGGATCCATCGGATCCAAGCTCGCGAAGGCCGCCGACGAGATGGCAGAGGTCAAGAGGATCTACCTCATGGACGAGGACCATCCCAGGGCGGAGAAACTCGCGGAGGCCCTGAACAAGGCCATCGTCATCAACGATGTGGAGGAGGAGCTCTACCACACCGACCTGGTCATAGAGGCCGCCTCCCAGAAGGCCGCCACGGCCATCGTCCCCAAGGTGGTCGCCAGAGGCGTGGACATAATGATCATGTCCGTCGGAGCCCTGGTGGACGACGAGTTCAGGGAGATGGTGAAGGAGAAGGCCATCCAGTCCGAGGCCAAGATCTTCATCCCGTCCGGAGCGGTCTGCGGTACCGACGGCCTCCGCTCGTCCGCCGTGGGCGAGCTGGACGAGGTGGAGCTGATTACCACCAAGGGACCCAAGAGCCTGGAGGGCGTCGACTGGATTGAGGACCACGGGATCGACGTCGACACGCTCACGGAACCCACGACCGTGTTCTCGGGCACCGCCAGGGACGCGGTCAAGCTGTTCCCCAAGAACATCAACGTCGCAGCCACCGTATCCCTCCTGGGGGTGGGATTCGACAAGACGAAGGTAACGATCGTCGTGGACCCGTCCATACACAGCAACTCCCACGAGCTCAGGGTCAAGGGCGAGTTCGGGCAGATGACCTGCCACACCTACAACGTGCCGTCCCCGGACAATCCCAAGACGTCCTATCTCGCCGCGATGTCCGCGATCTCAGCCCTGAAGAGGATCGTCAGGAACGAGTGGATCGGTATCTGA
- a CDS encoding cyclic nucleotide-binding domain-containing protein: MRGRSQILRNTGLFEGIEDGEMETMLKCLGAFTRRYAKDEFLFRRGDRTECLGVVLAGNVRVVREDWWGNRTVLGDVGAGMPICTEYACTSDPLDVSIVASEPTEVMFLDVGRAANVCNSSCEFHNRLVKNLMRNLAGTSMVMNRRLDQLAKRSTREKICAFLSDQARAAGSSDFMIGMNRQEMADYLGVDRSAMSTELGKMQREGIIEFQKNHFVLK; the protein is encoded by the coding sequence ATGAGAGGCAGGAGTCAGATCCTCAGGAACACGGGGCTGTTCGAGGGAATAGAGGACGGTGAGATGGAGACCATGCTGAAGTGCCTCGGCGCGTTCACCCGCAGATACGCCAAGGACGAGTTCCTATTCCGTCGCGGGGACCGCACAGAATGCCTCGGCGTGGTACTCGCAGGGAACGTGAGAGTCGTACGCGAGGACTGGTGGGGGAACAGGACGGTTCTCGGCGATGTAGGCGCGGGGATGCCGATCTGCACCGAGTACGCCTGCACCTCCGACCCTCTGGACGTCAGCATCGTCGCGAGCGAGCCCACAGAGGTCATGTTCCTCGATGTGGGAAGGGCGGCGAACGTCTGCAACTCCTCGTGCGAGTTCCACAACCGCCTGGTCAAGAACCTGATGAGGAACCTCGCCGGGACGTCCATGGTGATGAACCGCCGCCTGGACCAGCTGGCTAAGAGGTCCACCAGGGAGAAGATCTGCGCATTCCTATCGGATCAGGCTAGAGCGGCCGGATCCAGCGACTTCATGATCGGCATGAACCGCCAGGAGATGGCCGACTACCTGGGTGTCGACAGGAGCGCCATGTCCACCGAACTGGGGAAGATGCAGCGCGAGGGCATCATAGAGTTCCAGAAGAACCACTTCGTGCTGAAATGA
- a CDS encoding HD domain-containing protein encodes MDESVFANARGFLESLFEGDSGGHDIWHTIRVHDMAVAICREEGGDMGVVRLAALLHDADDRKLFGDNGYANARRFMESEGIPAETQDEVIRIISQISFRGTDSVVPDTLEGRIVQDADRMDAIGAIGIARAFAYGGSRGRAMHVPGEEPRTGMDAEQYHANRGTTVNHFYEKLLLLKDSINTGAAKRMATARHEYMVGFLDEFMAEWDGSR; translated from the coding sequence ATGGACGAGTCCGTATTCGCGAACGCACGCGGCTTCCTGGAGTCCCTCTTCGAGGGCGACAGCGGCGGCCACGACATCTGGCACACCATTCGCGTGCATGACATGGCGGTGGCGATCTGCCGTGAGGAGGGAGGCGACATGGGCGTCGTGAGGCTGGCCGCGCTACTGCACGACGCCGACGACAGGAAGCTGTTCGGCGACAACGGTTACGCCAACGCCCGCCGCTTCATGGAATCCGAGGGGATCCCGGCGGAGACGCAGGACGAGGTCATCCGCATCATCTCGCAGATCTCGTTCAGGGGCACCGATTCCGTCGTCCCCGACACACTCGAGGGCAGGATAGTCCAGGACGCGGACAGGATGGACGCCATCGGGGCGATCGGCATCGCCAGGGCGTTCGCCTACGGGGGCAGCCGCGGACGCGCCATGCACGTTCCGGGCGAGGAGCCCAGGACGGGTATGGACGCGGAGCAGTACCATGCCAACAGGGGCACCACGGTCAACCACTTCTACGAGAAGCTGCTCCTGCTTAAGGATTCCATTAACACCGGGGCGGCGAAGCGCATGGCCACTGCCCGCCATGAGTACATGGTCGGGTTCCTGGACGAGTTCATGGCCGAATGGGATGGTTCCAGGTGA
- a CDS encoding archease: MERYVLVDHTADMMVRAFGETLEECFANAGYALFDQTVDLSGIGTSEETDIRVSGIDDEDRLYSFLSELLFIEDCDNLILKEFDVRFEGDDVVCHARGETLDRTRHRVRSEVKAVTYHMMEIDRDTPSVTVLFDVR, from the coding sequence ATGGAACGCTACGTCCTCGTGGACCACACGGCAGACATGATGGTCAGGGCATTCGGAGAGACCCTGGAGGAATGCTTCGCCAACGCCGGCTACGCCCTCTTCGACCAGACGGTGGACCTCTCCGGCATCGGGACATCCGAGGAGACGGACATCAGGGTCAGCGGCATCGACGACGAGGACCGCCTGTACTCGTTCCTGTCCGAGCTCCTCTTCATAGAGGACTGCGACAACCTGATCCTGAAGGAGTTCGACGTGCGCTTCGAGGGCGACGACGTGGTCTGCCACGCCAGGGGCGAGACCCTGGACAGGACCCGCCACAGGGTCAGGTCGGAGGTGAAGGCTGTGACCTACCACATGATGGAGATCGACCGCGACACGCCGTCGGTCACCGTCCTGTTCGACGTCCGATGA
- a CDS encoding phosphoribosylglycinamide formyltransferase gives MLRLGWFSTGRGPGSRNLLKAVMDKKEQGELDIEISFVFCNWDNDEEDNPKREQRQIFFDMVKGYGIPLVTLSWKRFMPELWKEDQTAWRNEYGKELRRLTGQYPFDLGILAGYMLWMDDETCREYDMLNLHPALPDGPKGTWQEVIWQLISEDAERQGAMMHICTEEWDRGAAITYCGFPIRGGDYDALWDRMHAKLGASTLDQIKTEEGQDEPLFKRIREDGAKRELPLIVATIGAFADGRVRIEDKNLYAGDRRLDGPYDLSEQVDAALE, from the coding sequence ATGCTCAGACTAGGCTGGTTCTCCACCGGAAGGGGCCCCGGATCCCGCAATCTCCTGAAAGCCGTCATGGACAAGAAGGAGCAGGGCGAGCTCGACATCGAGATCTCGTTCGTGTTCTGCAACTGGGACAACGACGAGGAGGACAACCCCAAGAGGGAGCAGAGGCAGATCTTCTTCGACATGGTGAAAGGCTACGGCATCCCGCTGGTGACCCTCTCCTGGAAGAGATTCATGCCGGAGCTCTGGAAGGAGGACCAGACCGCCTGGAGGAACGAGTACGGGAAGGAGCTCAGGAGGCTCACCGGCCAGTACCCGTTCGACCTTGGGATACTCGCTGGATACATGCTCTGGATGGACGACGAGACCTGCAGGGAGTACGACATGCTGAACCTGCATCCCGCGCTCCCGGACGGGCCCAAGGGCACTTGGCAGGAGGTCATATGGCAGCTCATCTCCGAGGACGCGGAGAGGCAGGGCGCCATGATGCACATATGCACCGAGGAATGGGACCGCGGAGCCGCCATCACCTACTGCGGCTTCCCCATCAGGGGCGGGGACTACGACGCCCTCTGGGACAGGATGCACGCGAAGCTTGGAGCCAGCACGCTCGACCAGATCAAGACCGAGGAGGGCCAGGACGAGCCGCTGTTCAAGAGGATCAGGGAGGACGGCGCGAAGCGCGAGCTCCCCCTGATAGTCGCGACCATCGGCGCCTTCGCCGACGGCAGGGTCAGGATCGAGGACAAGAATCTGTACGCCGGCGACAGGAGGCTGGACGGTCCCTACGACCTGTCGGAGCAGGTCGACGCCGCGCTGGAGTGA
- the eif1A gene encoding translation initiation factor eIF-1A yields the protein MADNEPLESPDEDVTRVRLPNIKEGEMFGIADQLLGASKIKVMCEDGVSRVGRIPGKIKKRMWIREGDLLIISVWDFQPDKCDVRFRYTKTQAVNLSKRGKVPKNLDIF from the coding sequence ATGGCCGACAACGAACCGCTGGAGAGCCCGGATGAGGACGTAACACGTGTACGTCTTCCCAATATCAAGGAAGGTGAGATGTTCGGGATAGCGGATCAGCTTCTCGGTGCATCCAAGATAAAGGTCATGTGCGAGGACGGAGTCTCCCGCGTGGGACGCATCCCCGGCAAGATCAAGAAGAGGATGTGGATAAGGGAGGGTGACCTCCTGATCATCTCCGTCTGGGACTTCCAGCCCGACAAATGCGACGTCAGGTTCAGGTACACGAAGACCCAGGCAGTCAACCTCAGCAAGAGGGGCAAGGTCCCGAAGAACCTTGACATATTCTGA